The Streptobacillus canis genome window below encodes:
- a CDS encoding SDR family oxidoreductase, which produces MLENKVVVITGAGGIICSEMAKFLSTKGCKIALLDLNFENAKKVSDEINQNGGYSIPVVCNVLDVESIKKAKEEIDKHFGGCDILINGAGGNSPKATTENEYHETDLPNDTKDFFGLEQSGIEFVFNLNILGTILPTQVFAKDMVGREGANIINISSMNAYTPLTKIPAYSGAKAAVSNFTQWTAVHFSHVGLRCNAIAPGFLRTMQNEKLLFDDNGNPTKRTEKILNSTPMGRFVLPEELNGALEFLADSSKSSAVTGICIPVDCGFSAYSGV; this is translated from the coding sequence GTGTTAGAAAATAAAGTTGTTGTAATTACAGGTGCAGGAGGAATTATTTGTTCGGAAATGGCTAAATTTCTTTCAACAAAAGGGTGTAAAATTGCATTACTTGATTTAAATTTTGAAAATGCAAAAAAAGTTTCAGATGAAATCAATCAAAATGGAGGATATTCTATACCTGTAGTATGTAATGTTTTAGATGTAGAAAGTATAAAAAAAGCAAAAGAAGAAATAGATAAACATTTCGGTGGGTGTGATATATTAATTAATGGTGCAGGAGGAAATTCTCCAAAAGCAACGACAGAAAATGAATATCATGAGACAGATTTACCAAATGATACAAAAGATTTTTTTGGATTAGAACAATCAGGAATAGAATTTGTATTTAATTTAAATATTTTAGGAACTATATTGCCTACACAAGTATTTGCTAAAGATATGGTAGGAAGAGAAGGTGCAAATATTATCAATATTTCAAGTATGAATGCGTATACTCCATTAACAAAAATACCTGCTTATTCAGGAGCAAAAGCAGCTGTAAGTAATTTTACACAATGGACTGCAGTTCATTTTTCACATGTTGGGCTAAGATGTAATGCAATAGCTCCAGGATTCTTAAGAACTATGCAAAATGAAAAATTATTATTTGACGATAATGGAAATCCAACTAAAAGAACTGAAAAAATATTAAATAGTACTCCAATGGGAAGATTTGTATTGCCAGAAGAGTTAAATGGTGCTTTAGAATTTTTAGCAGATAGTAGTAAATCAAGTGCTGTAACAGGAATTTGTATTCCAGTTGATTGTGGATTTTCAGCATATTCGGGGGTGTAA
- the uxuA gene encoding mannonate dehydratase, giving the protein MKMTFRWYGKDDPVTLENIRQIPGMTGVVTAVYSVPVGEIWPIEDLEELREMVNSHNLDMEVIESIPVHEDIKLRRGNYKEYIENYKENIRRCAKVGVKTICYNFMPVFDWTRSQLDKVLEDGSKALVYYKSQIDKLDPTKLALPGWDSSYSPEQVKELIESYQKLGEEGLWNNLKLFLDEIIPVAIECDIDMGIHPDDPPWPIFGIPRIIKNEADLDRFLSLYDVKNNGLTLCSGSLGCSRENDFVAMVKKYAGKGRVPFAHLRNVKILEDGSFEESAHLSSEGSLDFAAIVKAYYEAGFTGYVRPDHGREIWGEKARPGYGLYDRALGATYINGLWEMCKKNKGE; this is encoded by the coding sequence ATGAAAATGACATTTAGGTGGTATGGGAAAGATGATCCTGTAACACTAGAAAATATTAGACAGATACCTGGAATGACTGGAGTAGTAACAGCAGTGTACAGTGTCCCAGTAGGGGAAATTTGGCCTATAGAAGATCTTGAAGAATTAAGAGAAATGGTAAATAGTCATAATCTAGATATGGAAGTAATAGAAAGTATTCCTGTTCATGAGGATATTAAATTAAGAAGAGGAAACTATAAAGAATATATTGAAAATTATAAAGAAAATATTAGAAGATGTGCTAAAGTTGGGGTTAAAACAATTTGTTATAACTTTATGCCAGTATTTGATTGGACGAGAAGTCAACTTGATAAAGTATTAGAAGATGGGTCAAAAGCTTTAGTTTACTATAAATCACAAATTGACAAACTAGATCCAACTAAGCTTGCACTTCCAGGATGGGATTCATCATATAGCCCAGAACAAGTAAAAGAGTTAATAGAATCTTATCAAAAATTAGGAGAAGAAGGATTATGGAACAATTTGAAATTATTCTTAGATGAGATTATTCCAGTTGCAATTGAATGTGATATTGATATGGGTATACATCCAGATGATCCACCTTGGCCAATATTTGGAATTCCAAGAATAATTAAAAATGAAGCAGATTTAGATAGATTTTTATCGTTATATGATGTAAAAAATAATGGTTTAACACTTTGCTCAGGTTCTCTTGGATGTAGTAGAGAAAATGATTTTGTAGCTATGGTAAAAAAATATGCTGGAAAGGGAAGAGTTCCATTTGCACATTTAAGAAATGTAAAAATATTAGAAGATGGAAGTTTTGAAGAATCAGCTCATCTTTCAAGTGAAGGTTCTCTTGATTTTGCGGCCATAGTTAAGGCATATTATGAAGCTGGATTTACAGGATATGTAAGACCAGATCATGGTAGAGAAATTTGGGGAGAAAAGGCAAGACCAGGTTATGGATTATATGATAGAGCATTAGGAGCTACATATATCAATGGACTTTGGGAAATGTGTAAAAAGAATAAAGGAGAGTAA
- the uxaC gene encoding glucuronate isomerase: MSFINDDFMLHNDISKKLYNIAKEQKIIDYHCHLDPKLIAEDKEFEDITEIWLLGDHYKWRAMRANGVKEEEITGKNTSNKEKFKAWAMTLENTLGNPLFHWSAMELKKYFGIDEILNEENWERIWDKCNKVIKEKKYSPKKIIQISNVDYVCTTDGPLDDLKYHDEIKKDKNFKVRVEPGFRPDIFFNVYNENFLSNVEKLGNLANIKVSNYDEYINAFYNRITYFKEKGCSISDHGISKLEFSNYTKDEINDIFLKVLRKEKITKLEYSKYLTALLVDLAKKYKEYNWVMQLHYGAIRNNDRTLLEKIGADAGSDSIMDQGNVAENLNLILSLMKENEGLPKFIVYNLEPSQNNMVSCTLANFSSNLPKGYLQFGSGWWFNDTKEGMLRQLKALADQGLLMNFVGMLTDSRSFVSYTRHDYFRRIFCEFIGNLVILGEIPNNDRLLTKLVENVSYRNALEYFGLEEK; this comes from the coding sequence ATGAGTTTTATAAATGATGATTTTATGTTACATAATGATATATCAAAAAAATTATATAACATTGCAAAAGAACAAAAAATAATTGACTATCACTGTCATTTAGATCCTAAATTAATAGCAGAAGATAAAGAATTTGAAGATATAACTGAAATATGGCTTTTAGGTGATCATTATAAATGGAGAGCTATGAGAGCAAATGGAGTTAAAGAAGAAGAAATAACTGGAAAAAATACGAGTAATAAAGAAAAGTTTAAAGCATGGGCAATGACGCTTGAAAATACTTTAGGAAATCCATTATTCCATTGGTCAGCTATGGAATTAAAAAAATATTTTGGTATAGATGAAATTTTAAATGAGGAAAATTGGGAAAGAATTTGGGATAAATGTAATAAAGTGATTAAAGAAAAAAAATATAGTCCTAAAAAGATAATTCAAATATCTAATGTAGATTACGTATGTACTACTGATGGACCACTTGATGATTTAAAATATCATGATGAAATAAAAAAAGATAAAAACTTTAAAGTAAGAGTAGAACCAGGATTTAGACCTGATATATTTTTTAATGTATATAATGAAAATTTTTTATCAAATGTTGAAAAATTAGGAAATTTAGCTAATATTAAAGTTTCAAATTATGATGAATATATTAATGCATTTTATAATAGAATTACTTATTTTAAAGAAAAAGGATGTAGTATTTCTGATCATGGTATATCTAAATTAGAATTTAGTAATTATACTAAAGATGAAATAAATGATATTTTTTTAAAAGTTTTAAGAAAAGAGAAAATAACTAAATTAGAATATAGTAAGTATTTAACAGCTTTGCTTGTAGATCTAGCAAAAAAATACAAAGAATATAATTGGGTAATGCAATTGCATTATGGAGCTATTAGAAATAATGATAGGACATTATTAGAAAAAATAGGAGCTGATGCGGGAAGTGATTCAATAATGGATCAAGGTAATGTAGCAGAAAACTTAAACTTAATATTATCATTAATGAAAGAAAATGAAGGGTTACCTAAGTTTATAGTATATAATTTAGAACCAAGTCAAAATAATATGGTATCATGTACTTTAGCAAATTTTAGTTCAAATTTACCTAAGGGGTATTTACAATTTGGTTCTGGTTGGTGGTTTAATGATACTAAAGAAGGTATGTTAAGACAATTAAAAGCATTAGCAGATCAAGGATTATTAATGAATTTTGTTGGAATGCTTACAGATTCAAGAAGTTTTGTATCGTATACAAGACATGATTATTTTAGAAGAATATTCTGTGAATTTATTGGTAATTTAGTTATATTAGGAGAAATTCCTAATAATGATAGATTATTAACAAAATTAGTAGAGAATGTTTCATATAGAAATGCTCTAGAATATTTTGGTTTGGAGGAAAAATGA
- a CDS encoding LacI family DNA-binding transcriptional regulator — MLRKCEIMKEKVTIKTIAKIAGVSAKTVSKVINNQSGVKNSTRIKILEIMKSNNYSINYNAKRLSESKSRNIALIANISRKHPLNKNYIIMQHILENIVDYDVIVYNSVADLQENPYGGIAKSYYDGIILLNPRDIEDIEYVKKSELPFVISGIYGNYSYVGTDQFQSGIIATEHLINLGCSDIVFLLDNKESLTAKKKIQGFKKALELYNIKDKKQSILDGYSTPESVEKYIIEIYKKKKLPEAILIDSDYPVFGALRAFQKLGIKCPEEIKVVTFGNTFICSVLTPSITAIKQNFELIAKKLLEILIEKIESENNIDKSFEIAAELIIRESTINENRKDNIK, encoded by the coding sequence TTGTTAAGAAAGTGTGAAATTATGAAAGAGAAAGTTACTATAAAGACAATAGCAAAAATAGCAGGAGTTTCTGCAAAAACAGTCTCAAAAGTTATAAATAATCAAAGTGGTGTAAAAAATTCAACAAGAATTAAAATTTTAGAAATTATGAAATCGAATAATTATAGTATTAACTATAATGCTAAAAGGTTATCTGAAAGTAAATCTAGAAATATAGCTTTAATAGCTAATATTTCTAGAAAACACCCTTTGAATAAAAATTATATTATAATGCAACATATTTTAGAAAATATTGTTGATTATGATGTAATAGTATACAATTCTGTTGCTGATTTACAAGAAAATCCTTATGGGGGTATAGCTAAAAGTTATTATGATGGTATAATACTTTTAAATCCAAGAGATATAGAGGATATAGAATATGTTAAAAAAAGTGAACTACCTTTTGTTATATCAGGAATATATGGTAACTATAGTTATGTAGGGACAGATCAGTTTCAAAGTGGTATTATAGCAACAGAGCATTTAATAAATTTAGGATGTAGTGACATAGTTTTTTTACTTGATAATAAAGAAAGTTTAACTGCAAAAAAAAAGATTCAAGGATTTAAAAAAGCTTTGGAGCTATATAATATTAAAGATAAAAAACAAAGTATTTTAGATGGTTATTCAACACCTGAAAGTGTAGAAAAATATATCATAGAAATTTATAAAAAGAAAAAGTTACCAGAAGCAATATTAATTGATTCTGACTATCCGGTATTTGGTGCATTGAGAGCTTTTCAAAAACTTGGAATTAAATGTCCAGAAGAAATTAAAGTAGTAACATTTGGTAATACTTTTATATGCTCTGTATTAACACCATCTATAACAGCAATAAAACAAAATTTTGAATTGATAGCAAAGAAATTATTAGAAATACTTATAGAAAAAATTGAAAGTGAAAATAATATAGATAAAAGCTTTGAAATAGCAGCAGAACTTATTATTAGAGAATCTACAATAAATGAAAATAGAAAGGATAACATAAAATGA
- a CDS encoding MFS transporter, which translates to MEQIKYNRAKVWQIALFSVNNTATNMFFILTFYLGYFATGFMGVATVVISNILTAMRIFDGITDPLVGYLIDKTDGKFGKFRPYMVIGNIIMSITMTLIYVVTPTLPEAVRFPFFLVVYIIFILGYTCQTAVTKAGQACITNDPKQRPLFSSFEGAYTLVFLSLIFPMYVNGYLLPKYGNAFTLELFREFLFTFMFASMILTVLAIIGIYQKDRTEFFGAGNATANIKFKDYVDIIKNNRAIQTLIVAASTDKIAGTTSGNAAVGIMVYGIIMGDNTLQSKMALITIVPAFLLLQYFAQYSRKLGIRKGMITTAWGAIITYILLFLLFQFGDPTKISANNLFGFETIAFIVLWCIGRGIVGASGGLTINAIADCADYETYRTGKYVPGMMGTLFSFVDKVISSVSTTIIGLVVAMIGYTNGFPKIGDPNTPQLFYAAMFLFIGMPVLGWIASVISLKYYPLTPEKMEEVQKHISDLKQAK; encoded by the coding sequence ATGGAACAAATTAAATATAACAGAGCCAAAGTATGGCAAATAGCTTTATTTTCAGTAAATAATACTGCAACTAATATGTTTTTTATATTAACATTTTATTTAGGATATTTTGCAACAGGGTTTATGGGAGTTGCAACAGTTGTAATATCAAATATTTTAACAGCAATGAGAATATTTGATGGAATTACAGATCCGCTTGTAGGATATTTAATTGATAAAACAGATGGAAAATTTGGGAAATTTAGACCATATATGGTTATAGGAAATATAATAATGTCAATTACAATGACATTAATTTATGTAGTAACGCCTACATTACCAGAAGCAGTTAGATTTCCGTTTTTCTTAGTAGTTTATATAATTTTTATCCTTGGATATACATGTCAAACAGCAGTAACTAAAGCTGGACAAGCTTGTATAACGAATGATCCTAAACAAAGACCATTATTTTCAAGTTTTGAAGGTGCTTATACATTAGTATTTTTATCTTTAATTTTCCCTATGTATGTAAATGGATATTTATTACCAAAATATGGTAATGCATTTACTTTAGAGTTATTCAGAGAATTTTTATTTACATTTATGTTTGCAAGTATGATATTAACAGTATTAGCAATTATAGGAATATATCAAAAAGATAGAACAGAATTTTTTGGAGCTGGAAATGCAACTGCAAATATTAAGTTTAAAGATTATGTAGATATTATTAAAAATAATAGAGCAATACAAACATTAATAGTAGCGGCATCAACTGATAAAATTGCAGGAACTACATCAGGAAATGCAGCAGTTGGTATAATGGTTTATGGAATTATTATGGGGGATAATACTTTACAATCGAAAATGGCTTTAATAACTATAGTTCCAGCATTCTTATTATTACAATATTTTGCACAATATTCAAGAAAATTAGGAATTAGAAAAGGTATGATAACTACAGCTTGGGGAGCAATTATTACTTATATTCTATTATTCTTATTATTCCAATTTGGAGATCCAACTAAGATAAGTGCAAATAACTTATTTGGATTTGAAACTATAGCATTTATAGTATTATGGTGTATAGGTAGAGGAATAGTTGGTGCAAGTGGAGGATTAACAATAAATGCAATAGCAGACTGTGCTGATTATGAAACATATAGAACAGGGAAATATGTGCCAGGTATGATGGGAACATTATTCTCATTTGTTGATAAAGTTATTTCTTCAGTTTCAACTACAATAATAGGTCTAGTAGTAGCAATGATAGGATATACTAATGGATTCCCTAAAATTGGAGATCCAAATACTCCACAATTATTCTATGCAGCGATGTTCTTATTTATAGGAATGCCAGTACTTGGATGGATAGCTTCAGTTATTTCATTAAAATATTATCCATTAACTCCAGAAAAAATGGAAGAAGTACAAAAACATATTAGTGATTTAAAACAAGCAAAATAA